A region from the Leguminivora glycinivorella isolate SPB_JAAS2020 chromosome 3, LegGlyc_1.1, whole genome shotgun sequence genome encodes:
- the LOC125224890 gene encoding allantoicase-like — translation MIEKKAPAFAELSEFASVGAGGKVAFATDDFFATCENMLADSDPLWLADKYTEYGKWMDGWETRRKRVAGHDWCILKLGTKCVIRGLLIDTAYFTGNYAPKFSIQAACLTPEEESMLPEKKTCMGTACTEQEHQAVEKLATYNWTEIVPVTALRPGYEDTRLNYQKVLSDEAYTHIRLNIFPDGGIARLRVFGEARPERPLPHHMVDLLSLLNGTTCQGYSNAHYGHPRNMIRPCKSECMSDGWETARRLDRPEVIEANEDGTLKVPGEEWAVFKLGFPGRIKELCVDTAHFKGNFPDSVKIDGTFLSRDWTPESRPQWRNILRPSKLSAHNEHWYNCESDLVTHVRVTMAPDGGISRVRAFGFVDNTID, via the exons ATGATCGAGAAGAAAGCACCTGCGTTCGCGGAGCTTAGCGAGTTCGCTAGTGTTGGG GCTGGGGGCAAAGTAGCGTTCGCAACGGATGACTTCTTCGCAACATGTGAGAACATGCTCGCGGACAGCGATCCGCTGTGGCTGGCGGACAAGTACACCGAGTACGGCAAGTGGATGGACGGCTGGGAGACCAGGCGCAAGCGCGTCGCCGGCCACGACTGGTGCATACTGAAGCTGGGCACCAAGTGCGTCATACGTG GTCTTCTTATCGACACGGCATACTTCACTGGAAACTATGCGCCAAAGTTTTCGATTCAAGCGGCTTGTTTAACCCCCGAAG AAGAATCAATGCTACCGGAAAAAAAAACCTGTATGGGCACCGCATGCACAGAGCAGGAACATCAAGCTGTAGAAAAACTAGCTACCTACAACTGGACTGAAATCGTGCCTGTAACTGCTCTAAGGCCTGGCTACGAAGATACTAGATTGAACTATCAGAAG GTACTAAGTGACGAAGCATACACGCATATCCGCCTGAACATCTTCCCAGACGGTGGTATTGCGCGGCTCAGGGTGTTTGGTGAAGCCAGGCCTGAGAGGCCTCTTCCTCACCACATGGTTGATTTGCTGTCCTTACTGAACGGCACCACCTGCCAAG GGTACTCAAACGCTCACTATGGGCACCCGCGCAACATGATCAGGCCCTGCAAGAGCGAGTGCATGTCCGACGGCTGGGAGACTGCCCGGAGACTCGACCGGCCGGAGGTCATCGAGGCTAACGAGGATGGCACACTTAAAGTACCTG GAGAAGAATGGGCCGTCTTCAAATTGGGTTTCCCGGGCAGGATCAAAGAGCTATGTGTGGATACGGCGCACTTCAAAGGCAACTTCCCCGATTCCGTTAAGATAGATGGCACCTTCTTGAGCCGCGATTGGACGCCTGAATCACGGCCTCAGTGGCGTAACATCTTAAGGCCGAGCAAG CTCTCGGCCCACAACGAGCACTGGTACAACTGCGAGTCAGACCTGGTGACGCATGTCAGGGTAACCATGGCGCCAGATGGTGGCATCAGCAGGGTTCGCGCCTTTGGCTTCGTCGACAATACGATAGACTAA